The region CAGGCAGAAGGCATATTCACTGGAGGAGGCAATACATTCTTACTAGTTCAACAGCTCTATAGAACAAATGTTTTAGATGCTGTAAAAGAAGTGGTACATAATGGAACTCCCTATCTAGGATGTAGTGCAGGTAGTAATATATGCGGGTTGACAATGGAAACAACTAACGATATGCCTATCGTATACCCTCCATCATTTAAGACATTTGGTTTTGTCTCTTTTAACCTTAACCCACACTATTTAGACCCTATCGATGGATCTACACACATGGGAGAAACAAGAGAGACACGTATCAACGAATTTCACGCGTTTAACACTCAGCCAGTATTAGGACTTAGAGAAGGCAGTTGGTTAGAAGTCAAAGGTGATTCAATAAAACTAAGAGG is a window of Myroides oncorhynchi DNA encoding:
- the pepE gene encoding dipeptidase PepE translates to MKNLIIASTSTIYNGTYLEYLLPTLKEHFKEVSTLLFIPYARPSGITHDQYTDKVRKAFATINIKVKGIHEYENPIEAVHQAEGIFTGGGNTFLLVQQLYRTNVLDAVKEVVHNGTPYLGCSAGSNICGLTMETTNDMPIVYPPSFKTFGFVSFNLNPHYLDPIDGSTHMGETRETRINEFHAFNTQPVLGLREGSWLEVKGDSIKLRGELSARIFEQNKSAYEVETNADLSKLN